The following proteins are encoded in a genomic region of Burkholderia diffusa:
- a CDS encoding VTT domain-containing protein, producing MLTLAVLFLLILLLNLMPAFAPPTWMAMSWVGFNLPDGNPLIFAIVAAGAATTGRVILAIFARSLVRSRWMRESDRENIDVASRWLRKHRTLTAGAFFFYALSPLPSNYLFIAYGLSGLPLRIIAAAFFVGRATTYAIWAHLGRFASTRLDLESGLEGSYLGGYFIVTQLVLLGLVFMLMKLDWRALFNERRLTFRRGHRPRGSE from the coding sequence GTGCTGACGCTGGCTGTACTCTTTCTGCTGATCCTTCTGCTGAATCTCATGCCGGCGTTCGCTCCGCCTACCTGGATGGCGATGTCGTGGGTCGGGTTCAACCTGCCGGACGGCAATCCGTTGATCTTTGCCATCGTGGCGGCAGGCGCGGCAACGACCGGCCGCGTCATTCTGGCGATCTTCGCGCGATCGCTCGTCCGCTCCCGCTGGATGCGGGAATCGGATCGCGAGAATATCGACGTCGCCTCACGCTGGCTGCGAAAGCACCGGACGCTCACCGCCGGCGCGTTCTTCTTTTATGCGTTGAGCCCGCTTCCGTCGAACTATCTGTTCATCGCGTACGGACTTTCCGGGTTGCCGCTCAGGATCATCGCGGCGGCGTTCTTCGTCGGCCGAGCAACCACTTATGCGATCTGGGCGCACCTCGGCCGCTTTGCATCGACCCGGCTCGACCTGGAATCCGGACTCGAAGGCAGCTACCTCGGCGGATACTTCATCGTCACCCAACTGGTGCTGCTCGGGCTCGTGTTCATGTTGATGAAGCTCGACTGGCGCGCACTCTTCAATGAACGTCGGTTGACGTTCCGGCGCGGCCATCGTCCTCGGGGTTCCGAATGA
- a CDS encoding cytochrome b produces MKTVTRYPLSISLLHWLLAAALIGNLIVGLLLDDNEDLVSLHKSIGVAILVLVAIRIVNRLRVRRRLPPSVNPTGTMNHFAERGVHGLLYVLMVAIPVLGWMKTNAAGHTASCFGLFSLPTLVPRSRELSHWLGELHALTAYGLAALVGLHVLGAVAHKLFKSENVLPRILPLPARGARQRVPSADRN; encoded by the coding sequence ATGAAGACCGTTACCCGCTATCCGCTATCGATCAGTTTGCTGCACTGGCTGCTGGCCGCCGCGCTGATCGGCAACCTGATCGTCGGCTTGCTGCTGGACGACAATGAAGACCTCGTCAGCCTGCACAAGTCGATCGGCGTCGCCATTCTCGTACTCGTGGCGATTCGCATCGTGAATCGGCTGCGCGTGCGACGCAGGCTCCCGCCGTCGGTCAATCCGACCGGGACGATGAACCATTTTGCGGAACGCGGCGTCCACGGGCTGCTCTATGTGCTGATGGTCGCCATTCCCGTGCTTGGATGGATGAAGACGAATGCGGCCGGGCACACGGCCAGCTGCTTCGGGCTCTTCTCGCTGCCGACCCTGGTGCCCAGGAGCCGCGAACTGTCGCACTGGCTGGGGGAATTGCACGCGCTCACGGCTTACGGGCTGGCCGCGCTGGTGGGTTTGCACGTGCTGGGCGCGGTGGCGCACAAGTTGTTCAAATCCGAGAATGTGCTTCCGCGCATTCTGCCTTTGCCCGCGCGTGGCGCTCGGCAGAGGGTTCCGTCCGCTGACCGGAATTGA
- a CDS encoding DUF4148 domain-containing protein, with product MKFAIRTIMLAAAIIPAFASAAQSGSGLTRAEVRAQITQVEQAGYNPARKDIHYPQSIQQAEARIRSSESAPQADASGYGPAYGAGGDSGAAVQSHAVAPRLYTHH from the coding sequence ATGAAATTCGCTATCCGTACCATCATGCTGGCGGCGGCCATCATCCCCGCATTCGCATCGGCTGCCCAATCGGGCAGCGGCCTGACGCGGGCGGAAGTCCGCGCCCAGATCACGCAGGTCGAGCAGGCCGGTTACAACCCTGCCCGAAAAGACATTCACTATCCGCAATCGATCCAGCAGGCCGAGGCGCGCATCCGGTCTTCGGAATCGGCGCCGCAGGCCGACGCGTCGGGCTATGGGCCTGCATACGGGGCGGGGGGCGACTCGGGGGCCGCGGTCCAGAGTCATGCCGTGGCACCTCGGTTGTATACGCATCATTGA
- a CDS encoding ATP-binding protein encodes MRSIRQRLTLLVLSGVVVVWAYSLMSSYRQAIHEAEEWDETRLEQIARAFVALDASDLPVFADIVLGSREDDDGDNDASPRMLYQISDAGGRILSASPGLDSLDLPVFPAVASSPIRFGNPKWHAYVLTDAVRGRTVRIFEQRTHRSDLSAEVARRVARPLAFALPVLAVLIWLAIGRSLTPLRTLSEAIDARSPDSLDAIDSKGIPEEVRPLVAALNTLLQRLRGSLDRERAFTSDAAHELKTPLAALKVQAQVALTARDPDRQRRAMQRVVEGVDRSTHLADQLLALARLDETIPMPGEEVDLARVVQTCIDDHQARADRKQMSLISGVSGPVIAHAPSTLVRVLLDNLVDNAIKYGREQGRIEITSWQDAGAINLQIRDDGPGVPDEDLSRLQDRFFRGADHDESGSGLGLSIVARIVAKLGGSLTYIDGLNGNGFGVRVTFPSSV; translated from the coding sequence ATGCGCTCGATCCGACAACGGCTGACCTTGCTGGTGCTGTCGGGTGTCGTGGTGGTCTGGGCGTACTCGCTGATGTCGAGCTATCGCCAGGCGATTCACGAAGCGGAGGAATGGGACGAAACCCGCCTCGAGCAGATCGCAAGAGCGTTCGTCGCGCTCGACGCGTCCGATCTGCCGGTGTTCGCGGACATCGTTCTCGGCTCGCGGGAAGACGACGATGGCGACAACGATGCATCGCCGCGAATGCTGTATCAGATCAGTGACGCAGGCGGACGAATCCTGTCCGCCAGTCCGGGGCTTGATTCGCTCGATCTGCCGGTGTTTCCCGCCGTCGCATCGAGTCCGATCCGGTTCGGCAATCCGAAGTGGCACGCGTATGTGCTGACCGATGCCGTGCGCGGCCGTACCGTGCGCATCTTCGAACAACGCACGCATCGGTCGGACCTGTCCGCGGAAGTGGCGCGCCGTGTCGCACGGCCGCTCGCATTCGCGTTGCCCGTGCTGGCCGTGTTGATCTGGCTGGCGATCGGGCGCAGCCTGACGCCGCTACGGACGCTGTCGGAGGCGATCGACGCACGTTCGCCCGACAGCCTCGATGCAATCGATTCGAAGGGCATTCCCGAAGAAGTGCGGCCGCTGGTTGCCGCACTGAACACGTTGCTGCAACGTCTGCGCGGCTCGCTCGATCGCGAGCGCGCATTCACCAGCGACGCCGCACACGAGCTCAAGACACCGCTCGCGGCGCTCAAGGTTCAGGCACAGGTCGCGCTCACCGCACGCGATCCGGACCGTCAACGGCGCGCGATGCAACGCGTCGTCGAGGGCGTAGACCGAAGCACCCATCTGGCGGACCAGTTGCTTGCACTGGCTCGACTGGACGAAACCATTCCGATGCCCGGCGAGGAGGTCGATCTCGCGCGCGTGGTGCAGACCTGCATCGACGACCACCAGGCGAGAGCGGACCGCAAGCAGATGTCGCTGATTTCAGGCGTCAGCGGTCCGGTTATCGCACATGCACCGTCGACGCTGGTGCGCGTGCTGCTCGACAATCTCGTCGATAACGCAATCAAGTACGGTCGCGAACAAGGGCGCATCGAAATCACATCTTGGCAGGATGCCGGCGCGATCAACCTGCAGATACGGGACGATGGCCCCGGCGTCCCGGATGAAGATCTGTCCCGACTGCAGGATCGTTTCTTTCGCGGCGCGGATCACGACGAAAGCGGCAGCGGGCTGGGGCTGTCCATTGTCGCGCGCATCGTGGCCAAACTCGGCGGGAGCCTGACATACATCGATGGCTTGAACGGCAACGGATTCGGCGTGCGCGTCACGTTCCCTTCGTCGGTGTGA
- a CDS encoding transporter substrate-binding domain-containing protein, producing MSPTTRLFPRRKWLAALIAAPVMALFAAAPAHADALDTIAKSGALRVAVPEDYPPFGSVGTDMQPQGYDIDMAELLAKSLGVKLKLVPVNSANRIPYLTTNKVDMVISSLGKTPEREKVIDFSTAYAPYFQGVFGPADVKVGAPADLTGKTVGATRGALEEIALSQLAPNATIKRFEDNNATIQAFLSGQVQLIAAGNIVAAAILAKNPPRRPEVKFVIKNSPCFVGVNKNEPRLLAKIDDAIAHAKQDGTLGAMSRKWLGQPLPAGL from the coding sequence GTGAGCCCGACGACTCGACTGTTCCCCCGACGCAAGTGGCTGGCTGCGCTGATCGCAGCACCCGTGATGGCGCTGTTCGCTGCCGCGCCGGCCCATGCCGATGCACTCGACACCATTGCGAAGAGCGGTGCGCTGCGCGTCGCGGTGCCTGAAGATTATCCGCCGTTCGGCTCGGTCGGCACGGACATGCAACCGCAGGGCTACGACATCGACATGGCCGAGCTGCTCGCCAAATCGCTCGGCGTGAAGCTGAAGCTGGTGCCCGTGAACAGCGCGAACCGGATTCCGTATCTGACGACCAACAAGGTCGACATGGTGATCTCGTCGCTCGGCAAGACGCCGGAGCGCGAGAAGGTCATCGATTTCTCGACCGCGTATGCGCCGTATTTCCAGGGCGTGTTCGGGCCCGCGGACGTGAAGGTGGGCGCGCCCGCCGACCTGACCGGCAAGACGGTCGGCGCCACGCGCGGCGCGCTCGAGGAGATCGCGCTGTCGCAGCTCGCACCGAATGCGACGATCAAGCGTTTCGAGGACAACAACGCGACGATCCAGGCGTTCCTGTCGGGGCAAGTGCAACTGATCGCCGCCGGCAACATCGTCGCGGCGGCGATTCTCGCGAAGAATCCGCCGCGTCGGCCCGAGGTCAAGTTCGTGATCAAGAATTCGCCGTGCTTCGTCGGCGTCAACAAGAACGAACCGCGACTGCTCGCGAAGATCGACGATGCGATCGCGCATGCGAAGCAGGACGGCACCCTGGGCGCGATGTCGAGGAAATGGCTCGGCCAGCCGTTGCCGGCCGGCCTGTGA
- a CDS encoding cation diffusion facilitator family transporter: protein MPTNPDIVSETVAEATPAMAAAATRSTWVSVAVNLALSIGQVVIGILSRSQGLVADGIHSLSDLIADFVVLLAGHHSRKPVDEKHPYGHQRFETGASLALAAILLLVGGGMLWSAIQKLEHPETIARVHVAALWVALVALAAKECLFRYMLAVATRVKSSMLVANAWHARSDAASSLVVACGIVGNLFGYPLLDPVAALIVGGMIVKMGATFGWNALHDLMDRAADAEDVQAIRATLIATRGVLDVHDLRTRKTGDLILVDVHLDIDADLTVAQGHDIAVDARARVMKHHRVLNVMTHVDPRERERVVEVTSGIRGR from the coding sequence ATGCCAACCAACCCCGACATCGTTTCGGAAACCGTCGCCGAAGCGACACCCGCGATGGCCGCCGCAGCCACCCGAAGCACTTGGGTGAGCGTCGCCGTCAACCTCGCGCTGAGCATCGGCCAGGTCGTGATCGGCATCCTGTCCCGATCGCAGGGGCTCGTGGCGGACGGTATTCATTCGTTATCCGACCTGATCGCGGATTTCGTCGTGCTGCTGGCCGGCCACCACAGCCGAAAGCCTGTCGACGAAAAGCATCCTTACGGCCATCAGCGCTTCGAAACCGGCGCATCGCTGGCGCTCGCGGCAATTCTGCTGCTGGTCGGCGGCGGCATGCTCTGGTCCGCCATCCAGAAACTCGAGCATCCGGAAACGATCGCGCGCGTCCACGTCGCGGCTCTGTGGGTAGCGCTCGTGGCGCTCGCCGCGAAGGAATGCCTGTTCCGGTACATGCTTGCCGTGGCGACACGCGTGAAATCGAGCATGCTGGTGGCCAACGCATGGCATGCACGTTCGGATGCCGCATCGTCTCTCGTGGTGGCCTGCGGCATCGTCGGCAACCTGTTCGGTTACCCGCTGCTCGATCCTGTCGCCGCACTGATCGTCGGCGGGATGATCGTGAAAATGGGCGCGACGTTCGGCTGGAACGCATTGCATGATCTGATGGATCGAGCGGCCGATGCCGAAGACGTGCAGGCGATTCGCGCGACGCTGATTGCGACGCGGGGTGTGCTGGACGTGCACGACCTGCGCACGCGCAAGACTGGCGACCTGATCCTCGTGGACGTACATCTCGACATCGACGCCGATCTCACGGTTGCGCAAGGACACGACATCGCCGTGGATGCGCGTGCTCGCGTGATGAAGCATCACCGCGTCCTGAACGTGATGACGCACGTCGACCCGCGCGAGCGGGAGCGTGTCGTTGAGGTCACGTCCGGGATTCGCGGCCGATAG
- a CDS encoding heavy metal translocating P-type ATPase — MSRIPWSIDLALLVLAAVTLAGGGMCVAFDLPSLARVIWLLGTLPVLLVLTVSLATAIARGQAGIDVLAWLAIALAIALDETLAATVIALMLASGRTLERYAQDRAQREMTALLGRAPRQATRFENGEWRSVAVETIVPGDRLLVRSGDFVPVDGTLTDDAELDESMLTGESSTQRRCAGESACSGVVNAGAPFEMVARTTAGDSTFAGIVRMVERAQRERSPSVRLADRYAAFFVLASLLVAGIAWLLAGDVARALAVLVVATPCPLILAVPVAIVSGMSRCSKRGILVKGGGALERLAQATILFFDKTGTLTCGRARIVAIECGAGAETDDVLRFAASLAQASGHVISDALTVAARERRIDLSPPSAIVETAGEGVTGRVDNRTVAIGKFGYVGACSTVASWSDAFLKRVGNEGGAAVFVGVDGVMIGAIRMADQVRLETPRALRLLKREGIERLVMLTGDRRDIACAVGELLGVTDVRAEQTPTDKLAAIQAARKEGVTIMVGDGVNDAPALAAADVGIAMGARGAAASSEAADVVLLVDRLDRLVDAIRIARRSRRIAIESVVAGMSLSVVAMTIAAAGFLQPIAGAVIQEVIDVVVIVNALRVLLVRPRPTDARLADVDVEQLKREHAALSPLLDQIRDLADRMPQLSRAAIATELAHMIGALDERLLPHERADDQDVYARLAPLLGGEDPLAAMSGAHREIFRMVRSLRQMVADLPRDGTNAVQVQAIQRLLYGLEAIVRLHCAQEEELFHAVGADA; from the coding sequence ATGTCGAGAATTCCCTGGTCGATCGATCTCGCGTTGCTGGTTCTCGCGGCCGTCACGCTCGCCGGAGGGGGCATGTGCGTGGCGTTCGATCTGCCTTCACTCGCGCGGGTCATCTGGTTGCTCGGCACGCTGCCGGTCTTGCTGGTGTTGACGGTGTCGCTCGCCACGGCCATCGCGAGAGGGCAGGCGGGCATCGATGTGCTCGCGTGGCTGGCGATCGCGTTGGCGATCGCGCTCGACGAGACGCTCGCCGCAACTGTCATTGCATTGATGCTGGCGAGCGGGCGGACGCTGGAACGGTATGCGCAAGACCGCGCGCAACGCGAGATGACAGCGCTGCTCGGCCGTGCTCCTCGACAGGCAACCCGGTTCGAAAACGGCGAATGGCGTTCCGTTGCCGTGGAAACCATCGTCCCCGGTGACAGGCTGCTCGTGCGAAGCGGCGACTTCGTGCCGGTCGACGGCACACTGACCGATGACGCGGAACTCGACGAATCCATGCTGACGGGCGAGTCGTCCACCCAGCGGCGATGCGCGGGAGAAAGCGCATGCAGCGGCGTGGTCAACGCCGGTGCGCCGTTCGAAATGGTTGCTCGCACGACGGCGGGCGACAGCACGTTTGCCGGCATCGTTCGCATGGTCGAACGCGCGCAGCGCGAGCGAAGTCCGTCCGTGCGTCTCGCGGATCGCTACGCGGCATTCTTCGTGCTCGCTTCGTTGCTCGTCGCGGGCATCGCCTGGCTGCTGGCCGGCGACGTCGCGCGCGCACTCGCCGTGCTCGTCGTGGCCACGCCTTGCCCGTTGATCCTCGCCGTGCCGGTAGCCATCGTGTCCGGCATGTCGCGTTGTTCGAAACGCGGCATCCTCGTCAAAGGTGGGGGCGCGCTGGAGCGTCTCGCGCAAGCGACGATCCTGTTCTTCGACAAGACCGGGACGCTGACGTGTGGGCGGGCGCGCATCGTTGCGATCGAATGCGGCGCGGGCGCCGAAACGGACGATGTGCTGCGTTTCGCGGCGTCATTGGCTCAGGCTTCGGGACACGTCATTTCGGATGCACTGACAGTCGCCGCGCGGGAACGCCGGATCGATCTGTCGCCGCCGTCGGCAATCGTGGAAACGGCGGGCGAGGGCGTGACAGGCCGGGTCGACAACCGGACCGTCGCGATCGGCAAGTTCGGGTACGTCGGCGCCTGCTCAACGGTCGCCTCCTGGAGCGACGCGTTCCTCAAGCGGGTCGGCAACGAGGGCGGGGCTGCCGTATTCGTCGGCGTCGATGGCGTCATGATCGGCGCGATTCGGATGGCCGACCAGGTGCGGCTGGAAACACCGAGGGCATTGCGGTTGTTGAAACGGGAAGGCATCGAGCGCCTCGTCATGCTCACGGGCGACCGGCGAGACATTGCCTGCGCCGTCGGCGAGTTGCTGGGTGTCACCGACGTGCGTGCCGAGCAGACGCCGACCGACAAGCTCGCCGCGATTCAGGCCGCACGCAAGGAAGGCGTGACGATCATGGTCGGCGACGGCGTGAACGACGCACCGGCGCTGGCGGCCGCCGACGTCGGTATCGCGATGGGTGCGCGGGGGGCGGCCGCGTCATCCGAAGCTGCCGACGTCGTACTGCTCGTCGATCGGCTGGATCGACTCGTGGATGCGATACGGATCGCACGACGATCGCGCCGCATCGCGATCGAGAGCGTGGTGGCCGGCATGTCGCTGTCGGTCGTCGCGATGACGATTGCGGCAGCCGGATTCCTGCAGCCGATTGCAGGTGCGGTCATTCAGGAAGTCATCGACGTCGTCGTCATCGTCAACGCATTGCGCGTGCTGCTGGTTCGCCCGCGGCCGACGGACGCCCGGCTGGCAGACGTCGACGTGGAGCAACTCAAGCGCGAGCACGCGGCATTGTCACCGTTGCTGGACCAGATCCGGGATCTCGCGGATCGCATGCCGCAACTATCCAGGGCTGCCATCGCGACCGAACTTGCCCACATGATCGGCGCGCTGGACGAACGGCTGCTGCCGCACGAACGCGCCGACGATCAGGACGTCTACGCGCGTCTTGCCCCGCTTCTCGGTGGCGAGGACCCGCTGGCGGCGATGAGCGGCGCGCACCGCGAGATCTTCAGGATGGTCAGATCGCTCAGGCAGATGGTCGCGGACCTGCCGCGTGACGGAACCAACGCCGTGCAGGTGCAGGCGATACAACGCCTGCTGTACGGGCTGGAAGCGATCGTACGCCTGCATTGCGCTCAGGAGGAGGAACTGTTCCACGCCGTCGGCGCGGATGCGTGA
- a CDS encoding amino acid ABC transporter permease gives MIDFTFGQILANLLLAARWTIVLSIVSFVSGGLVGLGLLVMRVSSSTVLRGTAKLYIQVFQGTPLLMQLFIVFFGLPLVGLDVPPWVAATAGLTFFTSAYLAEIWRGCVEAVPKGQWEASASLAMSYVEQLRHVILPQAARIAIAPTVGFGVQAVKDTALVSIIGFTELTKVGIAISNATFRPFVVYGLVALIYFALCYPLTRYARTLQRRWHAAR, from the coding sequence ATGATCGACTTCACGTTCGGGCAGATTCTCGCGAACCTGCTGCTGGCCGCGCGCTGGACGATCGTGCTGTCGATCGTGTCGTTCGTGTCCGGCGGCCTCGTCGGACTCGGGCTGCTCGTGATGCGCGTATCGAGTTCGACGGTGCTGCGCGGCACCGCGAAGCTCTACATCCAGGTATTCCAGGGCACCCCGTTGCTGATGCAACTGTTCATCGTGTTCTTCGGCCTGCCGCTCGTCGGGCTCGACGTTCCTCCGTGGGTCGCGGCCACGGCAGGGCTCACGTTCTTCACCAGCGCGTATCTCGCGGAGATCTGGCGCGGCTGCGTCGAAGCGGTGCCGAAAGGGCAATGGGAGGCGTCGGCGAGCCTGGCCATGAGCTACGTCGAGCAGTTGCGTCACGTGATCCTCCCGCAGGCTGCCCGCATCGCGATCGCGCCGACGGTCGGCTTCGGCGTGCAGGCCGTGAAGGATACGGCACTGGTATCGATCATCGGCTTCACCGAGCTGACGAAGGTCGGCATCGCGATCTCGAACGCGACGTTCCGGCCGTTCGTCGTGTATGGCCTCGTCGCGCTGATCTATTTCGCGCTCTGTTATCCGCTTACCCGTTATGCGCGCACGTTGCAAAGGAGATGGCATGCCGCTCGTTGA
- a CDS encoding response regulator transcription factor gives MRVLLVEDDKLIGSGVEDGLIEAGMTVDWTHDGRHAQLALETTPYDLVVLDLGLPRMSGVELLDWLRKRRDHTPVLVMTARDTVADRVSGLSAGADDYIGKPFDLTELIARCRALVRRSQGRGTDTIDYGDLSIDPALMTVTRGAERIALTSRECALLVELLANQGRPLSRAQLQDSLYGWNEEIESNAIEVHVSNLRKKLGADLIRTIRGVGYVVEKAS, from the coding sequence ATGCGGGTGTTACTCGTGGAAGACGACAAGCTGATCGGCAGCGGCGTGGAGGATGGCCTCATCGAGGCCGGCATGACGGTCGACTGGACGCACGACGGCAGGCATGCGCAGCTCGCGCTCGAAACGACGCCGTATGACCTCGTCGTGCTTGATCTCGGCCTGCCTCGCATGTCGGGAGTTGAATTGCTCGACTGGCTTCGCAAGCGCCGCGACCATACGCCGGTGCTGGTCATGACCGCGCGCGACACCGTGGCCGATCGCGTGAGCGGCCTGAGCGCGGGCGCCGACGACTACATCGGCAAGCCGTTCGACCTGACCGAGCTGATTGCCCGATGCCGTGCGCTCGTGCGACGCTCGCAGGGCCGCGGCACCGATACGATCGACTATGGCGACCTGTCGATCGATCCCGCGCTGATGACGGTGACGCGCGGCGCCGAACGAATCGCGTTGACGTCGCGCGAATGCGCATTGCTGGTCGAACTGCTGGCGAATCAGGGCCGCCCGCTCTCGCGTGCGCAACTCCAGGACAGTCTCTATGGCTGGAACGAGGAAATCGAAAGCAATGCGATCGAAGTGCATGTGTCGAATCTGCGCAAGAAACTGGGCGCCGACTTGATTCGCACGATTCGAGGTGTCGGCTACGTGGTGGAGAAGGCATCGTGA
- a CDS encoding amino acid ABC transporter permease: MSYQLQFGELAEYAGVFASGAAVTLTLTAVATVLGVAIGVLGAAAYSADAPAAVRLRPMIGAYVEAIRNTPFVVQLFFIFFGLPALGVHIGEYTAAILAMTLNLGAYSVEIVRAGVAAVPNGHLEAASALAMSRAQMLRHVVLPQALAKVFPALSSQIVITMLGSAVVSQISVADLTYAAGYIQSRNFRAFETYFVITLAYLAMALLLRGALGTMGCRLFSRRVRGAR; this comes from the coding sequence ATGAGCTATCAGCTTCAATTCGGCGAGCTCGCCGAATACGCCGGCGTGTTCGCCAGCGGCGCGGCGGTCACGCTTACGCTGACCGCGGTCGCAACCGTGCTCGGCGTGGCGATCGGCGTGCTCGGCGCGGCCGCGTACAGTGCCGACGCGCCCGCGGCCGTGCGGCTGCGGCCGATGATCGGCGCGTACGTCGAGGCGATCCGCAATACGCCGTTCGTCGTCCAGCTGTTCTTCATCTTCTTCGGATTGCCCGCGCTCGGCGTGCACATCGGCGAATACACGGCCGCTATTCTCGCGATGACGCTCAATCTCGGCGCGTACTCGGTCGAGATCGTGCGCGCGGGCGTCGCCGCCGTCCCGAACGGGCATCTGGAGGCGGCATCCGCGCTTGCGATGTCGCGCGCCCAGATGCTGCGCCACGTCGTGCTGCCGCAGGCGCTCGCCAAGGTGTTTCCCGCGCTTTCGAGCCAGATCGTGATCACGATGCTCGGTTCGGCGGTCGTGTCGCAGATCTCGGTGGCCGACCTGACCTATGCGGCGGGCTACATCCAGTCGCGCAACTTCCGCGCATTCGAGACGTATTTCGTCATCACGCTCGCGTATCTGGCGATGGCGCTGCTGCTGCGTGGCGCGCTCGGCACGATGGGGTGCCGCCTGTTCTCGCGTCGCGTGCGGGGGGCACGATGA
- a CDS encoding cytochrome b562 — MNRLPFRLRFCATLGLLLAVAAAPACASEIKTLMRDMKHAMQGAMDSRTIPEMKGYVTRLESDAQQASRQRYRNDQPTYDEGMRTLRDELADVDRAIQANDLSAAKQALRRINGSKKHYHDLLG, encoded by the coding sequence ATGAACCGGCTACCGTTCCGACTCCGTTTTTGCGCAACGCTGGGCCTGCTGCTTGCCGTGGCTGCCGCGCCGGCCTGCGCCAGCGAGATCAAGACGCTGATGCGAGACATGAAGCACGCGATGCAGGGTGCGATGGACAGCCGGACGATTCCTGAAATGAAAGGCTACGTGACACGGCTCGAAAGCGATGCGCAGCAGGCGAGCCGCCAGCGGTATCGCAATGATCAGCCGACCTATGACGAAGGCATGCGCACATTGCGCGATGAATTGGCCGACGTCGATCGTGCCATCCAGGCCAATGACCTGTCCGCGGCGAAACAGGCGTTGCGGCGAATCAACGGATCGAAAAAACACTATCACGACCTGCTCGGATGA
- a CDS encoding universal stress protein: MNTSASPVQAVSAPLRVLIAIDGSAASAHALAYAKAFLPSNAAVHIVSVADNPRTLVPRGSRSTAFLESARDELLRDASDALSRARSAIPRDDLSIDTEVVDLSTHGGDIAHALADCAQAWQAELLIVGARQHHGLLGWIEGTVSGPLGKLVGCPLLIVPEGFASVAEHLPRRMLFAVDGSPIALHALRTGLKFSRPETEFRAIYVLDRPTSLGDFVPVETLETALVSEGNHILQKAMALLDGTPAGHAQSQLIQTDRTGTDVPHLIVHDAIEWNADMVVMGTHGRRGVTGWLVGSVAGRVARITKTPVLLVSAPHA, translated from the coding sequence ATGAACACCAGCGCTTCACCCGTCCAGGCAGTCTCCGCTCCCCTGCGGGTGCTGATCGCCATCGACGGCTCCGCCGCATCCGCACATGCACTCGCGTATGCCAAAGCGTTCCTTCCATCGAACGCAGCAGTGCATATCGTCAGCGTTGCAGATAATCCACGGACACTCGTCCCGCGCGGATCGAGATCCACGGCATTTCTCGAATCGGCTCGCGACGAATTGCTGCGAGACGCATCCGACGCGCTGTCGCGCGCCCGAAGCGCAATCCCGCGCGACGACCTCTCGATCGACACGGAAGTCGTCGATCTGTCGACGCACGGCGGGGATATCGCACATGCGCTGGCCGACTGTGCGCAAGCCTGGCAGGCCGAACTCCTGATCGTCGGCGCACGGCAGCATCATGGCCTGCTCGGATGGATCGAAGGAACGGTTTCCGGCCCGCTCGGCAAGCTCGTCGGCTGCCCGCTGCTCATCGTTCCGGAGGGTTTTGCGTCGGTGGCCGAGCACCTGCCGCGGCGGATGCTGTTCGCTGTCGACGGCAGCCCGATTGCGCTTCACGCATTGCGAACGGGATTGAAATTCTCGCGGCCCGAGACCGAATTCCGTGCGATATACGTGCTCGATCGCCCCACATCGCTGGGTGATTTCGTCCCGGTCGAGACGCTGGAAACGGCGTTGGTCAGCGAAGGCAATCACATCCTGCAAAAGGCCATGGCCCTGCTCGACGGCACACCGGCCGGACACGCGCAGTCGCAGCTGATTCAAACGGATCGCACTGGCACGGACGTGCCTCACCTGATCGTGCACGACGCCATCGAATGGAACGCGGACATGGTCGTCATGGGCACTCATGGGCGGCGCGGCGTCACCGGCTGGCTCGTCGGCAGCGTGGCCGGACGCGTTGCGCGCATCACGAAAACGCCGGTCCTTCTCGTAAGTGCGCCGCATGCGTGA